The sequence TATACATTGGATTAAAGGTTACTGTGACGGCGGTGTCCACTATGTAACCATCAATGTGGGCACCAAGGTCTATCTTTATAATGGAGCCCTTGGGAATTACTGACTTATCGCCTATAACTGCGGTGTAGTGGGCAGCAATTTCATTTATACTCACATTAACTGGGAACGCGGGCTTCGCCCCGCTCTGCCTAATCCTGTTTTCCACCCTGTCGCAAAGCTCGAAAATCGGTATCCCCGGTTCTATTATGGACATTGCGTAATTAAGGGCGTCCCTTGCAATGGAACCAAGTTTTTCATAAATCTTTAATAAGTCCGTGGACACGTGGTATGCCGCATTGACTCCTTTAAATAGCCTTGCCCTATTAGTAATTGTTTTTGCCAAGAGAAACTATTTTAACCTAGTTTAATCTTGAAATACTTGGTGTCGTAATGGGAGCCTTAACCATAGTAGCTAAGTATTTAATAATTGCGAATGTGGAGGTTCAGGGAACAGTGGAGAAGTACGACATAATAGGCGCATTGTTCAGTCAAACAGAGGGTTTGTTGGGTAATGAACTTGATCTTAGGGAGCTTCAAATGAATGGTAGGATTGGTAGGATAGAGGTTGAGGCGGAGTATAAGGGTGATAGGACCATTGGTAAGGTCTACATTCCATCAAATCTGGATAGGTATGAAACAGCCCTTGTGGCTGCAATGATAGAGACCGTGGACAAGGTGGGTCCCTACAACGCCAAGGTTCAGGTTGTTGAGATTAGGGATTTGAGGGAGGAAAAAAGGAAGAGGGTTTTCGATAGGGCTAGGGAATTGCTTAAGCTTGTTGAGCATGAGGCGTTGCCTGACACTAAGGAGTTAATTACGAAATTCATGGAGAGCATTAGGGAAACTGAGGTGGTTGAGTATGGGCCTGAGAAATTGCCAGCGGGACCTGAGGTTGATAAGGCGGACACGATAATAATTGTTGAGGGCAGGGCTGATGTACTTAATTTAGTGAAGCATGGGTTCAAGAACGTAATAGGCCTAGGCGGTTCAAGTGGTGGTGTTCCAAAGACCGTGATAGAGCTAAGTAGGAAGAAGACTACAGTGGCCTTTGTAGATGGTGATAGGGGTGGCGAAATGTTACTTAAGGAATTGCTTAAGTATGCCGACATTGACTACATTGCCAGGGCACCGCCTGGTAAGGAAGTTGAGCAGTTGACGGCCAAGGAAATAACGAAGGCGCTCAGGAATAAGATACCCACTGAGGAATACCTAGCGAGCCTTGAGAAGAGGGAGAGAAAGTTAATTGAGGAGGCAAGGCAGTCACAACAGGAGGTACCACAGCCGCAAGCAATAGAGGTATCAATACAGGAACAAACACAGCCACAGCCAGCGGAGAAGGTCCAAGTAATACAACAGCCAGTACAGCAACCACAACAACCCCAGATCGTGGCAACATCACAACCTCCAAATCCACAACCATCGCAGTCTCCACAGGTAAGTCTTGAATTGCCGCAATTACCACAAAATGTCGTTGATGAGATGAAGAAGCTAAGTGGTACCCTTGAGGCGATTATTTATGATGATCACTGGACAGAGATAAAGAGGATACCCGTTAGAGACTTAGTGGATACGCTTCAGCAACTAACCAACGCATATGCAGTCGTTTTTGATGGCGTATGCACACAGCGTCTCGTTGACGTAGCATCAAGTAAAGGCGTCAAGCTATTGTTAATGTCAAGGGTGGGTAATATAACGAAGGTGCCCACTGACATGCTAATACTAACAATAGATGAATACTTAAGTAAGGCTGGAAGTAAGTAGTGATTTCAGTTATCTTAAAACATTTTAAAAATAATGCATTGAAAATTAAGAAAAGTAATCAAGTATTGATTTACCAGTCTTTCCCATCATCAACTGTGACTCCTTAACTCCCAGAACCTCCAGTATTCTCATGGCGGCAGGCACAATCTGCTTCTCAACATAGTAATCAATATCGATTTCCCTATTATCCTTAACAAGCATGTATGGCTTTACCCTATATGCTAGTTTTGCGCCACCGCCCTTGACAATAACGTAACCTACTATGTCGCCCTTACCAACCTTATAACCAGCCTCAACTAATTGCCTTGCTGCCGCAACATGAGGAGTTAATACCTTATAATCATCCAGGGACTTATCAAGGGTTTTCCATATGATCACATCATCAATATTAAATTGATATGCCTTAACCTTGTCAATTATGGACTTAACATAAGAAACCGCCCTATCAACATCACCCGTGGATAGGACTATCTCGGCAACTCTCTCCTGGACATCCTTGGCAATCTCAGCCCAATCACCCCTAACTGCCTCAAAACCAACAATATCGATCTCACCACTAACCGTCAAGCCAACATACCTCTTCTTAGCCTCAGTAAACAAAACCCTCCTATACACCTTATCAACCTTCACTTCAAACCCAAGCTCATTATTGATATAATCAATTAGGGCCTCAACCTTATCACTAATATTCCTAACAAATAAGCTATCAGTATCACCATAAATAATTGGAAGACCTAAGGACCTAGCCTTCTCAATAACAGTCTTAAGTAAGTTCCTGCCCCACGCAGTGACCGACTCTGCGACTTCACGCCTATACCATCTAGCCCCTAACCAACCGCAGTAACCATACATGGCATTAGCCATAACCTTAAGCGCCCTCTGTCTCTCGTTCAAAAGAACCCACTCAGGGCTATTCTCTGGATAACCCCTCATTAACTCCCTAACCCTACGCCTACTATCAACTAAAACCCTAAGTAGTCCTGGATACAATCCCTCTGGTGCTTTTCTAAATTTGTAACTAACCTCAGGGGCCACATTGCAATCACCACAGTCCCCATGTACCAAAGTATCTGGTGAAACGTTATACTTCATCATAATATTTGGATACATACTTGAGAAATCAATCACCGCAATATCTTCATGAAGGCCAGGCCTGGGCTCGAGCACCACAGCACCTTTGTAGGTCTCGTAGGGCCTCTCCTCACGGTTGGGCGCCAATTCGCCCCTCTTAACGGCCTCATAGAATATCATCCACTCAACCCTAGCACCAACACTAGCCGCACCTACTTGATCTAGTGGAAGCCCTGATATTGATGATAATTGAATAGCAAATGGAAGAAGTTTCTCAGCTAAGCCATAAGTACTTACTATATCATCCCTGGCGTACTTAAGGAGTTGATCGCGCTTAGACTCATCATCCCAGTATTCATGTATTCTATGGCCAGGTATTAAAACACGTTCATCCCTCTTCATTATTCCAAAGAACTCCGCAGCCCTATCGAGACTCTTCACCTTTATTTCGTTAATTTCCTCAATGAAGTTATAAAGATCGACATTAGCCCTACCAATTATTGACCAATGCCCATAAACACTGGGCTCAGGTGGACTACCCATTCTGGATAATGCCAGTTTAACGCCGACCCTGGAGGATCTATTCACCAAGTAGGGCCAATCGAAGCCATTATTGTTGTAGCCAACAACAATGTCTGGGTCGTACCTCCTAAAGTAGTCAAGGAATTCCCTAATTACCTTACTATCGTTCTTGCCATCATCAGCCACAAACATCTTAATGCCATCCTCCTTAGTCATAGTGGATATTATTATCACGGGATCCCTATCAGGGCTCGGCATGCCTCTTGGATTATAGACCTCAATATCAAAAACAAGTATCCTAAAACTAGGTAATCTATGTTCCTCAATCATCCTGGGTCTTGTCTTGGCAAGGCAAACCAAGTCAACTTGGTAATTACCCTTAACCTCCTCACACTGATCAACAACAACCCAATTACTTGGCTTAATACTCATATCCAGCAGATACCTCTGTGAGAACCTAATATCGGCCTCAAGTACATCCTCAACACCCGGAATCTCCGCGGCAAGTTCCCTGAGTTCCCTAATCTTCTCAGGGATTGTTGCAGTTACCTTAATTGCATCTACCTCATTACCAAATAACCTGCGCTTAACTACCTCTACGCTTAACACTCTACCCTCAAACTTACGCTTGACATTAGTGAATACGGCATTAACATCACCAGATGCTAATACATAGAAGTAGGGTCTAAAGGACCTGTCTAGGACAAGAGCCCTCTTGCCATCATTAGTAATACCGAATAATCTAATCTCCGGCGCATTACCAACTATGCCATAAGTTACGTCCAATAGCCAAAGGGTTAATCCCATTAATTAGAATCAAAACAACAAATATCTTAAACTTACTCCTCATGTTTTAATAACGGCGTCCCAGGGCAAGGCAATTGTTCTAAATAGGTAACCTTGGGTCCTCCTTAATTACCTTAGCAACTATCAATGTTGAGGTCCTCTCAACCTCCTCCATGTTCATTATTTGTTC is a genomic window of Vulcanisaeta souniana JCM 11219 containing:
- a CDS encoding DNA-directed DNA polymerase, yielding MGLTLWLLDVTYGIVGNAPEIRLFGITNDGKRALVLDRSFRPYFYVLASGDVNAVFTNVKRKFEGRVLSVEVVKRRLFGNEVDAIKVTATIPEKIRELRELAAEIPGVEDVLEADIRFSQRYLLDMSIKPSNWVVVDQCEEVKGNYQVDLVCLAKTRPRMIEEHRLPSFRILVFDIEVYNPRGMPSPDRDPVIIISTMTKEDGIKMFVADDGKNDSKVIREFLDYFRRYDPDIVVGYNNNGFDWPYLVNRSSRVGVKLALSRMGSPPEPSVYGHWSIIGRANVDLYNFIEEINEIKVKSLDRAAEFFGIMKRDERVLIPGHRIHEYWDDESKRDQLLKYARDDIVSTYGLAEKLLPFAIQLSSISGLPLDQVGAASVGARVEWMIFYEAVKRGELAPNREERPYETYKGAVVLEPRPGLHEDIAVIDFSSMYPNIMMKYNVSPDTLVHGDCGDCNVAPEVSYKFRKAPEGLYPGLLRVLVDSRRRVRELMRGYPENSPEWVLLNERQRALKVMANAMYGYCGWLGARWYRREVAESVTAWGRNLLKTVIEKARSLGLPIIYGDTDSLFVRNISDKVEALIDYINNELGFEVKVDKVYRRVLFTEAKKRYVGLTVSGEIDIVGFEAVRGDWAEIAKDVQERVAEIVLSTGDVDRAVSYVKSIIDKVKAYQFNIDDVIIWKTLDKSLDDYKVLTPHVAAARQLVEAGYKVGKGDIVGYVIVKGGGAKLAYRVKPYMLVKDNREIDIDYYVEKQIVPAAMRILEVLGVKESQLMMGKTGKSILDYFS
- the dnaG gene encoding DNA primase DnaG; the encoded protein is MGALTIVAKYLIIANVEVQGTVEKYDIIGALFSQTEGLLGNELDLRELQMNGRIGRIEVEAEYKGDRTIGKVYIPSNLDRYETALVAAMIETVDKVGPYNAKVQVVEIRDLREEKRKRVFDRARELLKLVEHEALPDTKELITKFMESIRETEVVEYGPEKLPAGPEVDKADTIIIVEGRADVLNLVKHGFKNVIGLGGSSGGVPKTVIELSRKKTTVAFVDGDRGGEMLLKELLKYADIDYIARAPPGKEVEQLTAKEITKALRNKIPTEEYLASLEKRERKLIEEARQSQQEVPQPQAIEVSIQEQTQPQPAEKVQVIQQPVQQPQQPQIVATSQPPNPQPSQSPQVSLELPQLPQNVVDEMKKLSGTLEAIIYDDHWTEIKRIPVRDLVDTLQQLTNAYAVVFDGVCTQRLVDVASSKGVKLLLMSRVGNITKVPTDMLILTIDEYLSKAGSK